Below is a genomic region from Desulfovibrio intestinalis.
CCATCGAGGCATTGTAGGCCATAAGCGTTCCGGTAGTCGGGCAATATGTAATGGCATAGGCCACATCATCTATCAGCTCATTAACTACCTGATGCCAGACCATGAAGCGCTGCGGGTAAATGTGCGGCCCATTGGGCAGCATGACAACAAAAACCACTTCTTCAGCGCTGGTGTTGAGGTCCGCATCCATCACGCGATCGTAACGGGGCCTGTACAGCGAGGGAATCGCTCCGTACGCGACCCCTGTTTCCACAAGCTTGCCCGTAATGGACGCCAGCTCTTGCATGCTTTTGGGACGTGCCTGAGCTTCAGGCGGCCACACAAGCAGAGTTAGCAGCGCAAGAAGCAATTGCGGAAAAATTCGCATAAAAGCAGAACATTTTCTGCCAGCAGAGGATTTTTCTGTCGTGGTGGGGCGTGTGCCTGATACAACGCGCGCTGTCCCCGCCTTTGGCGCGGCGGTCAACTGCAAGGTCTGTCCCTCAGTAGCTTCCAGCGGGCGTATATTCAGGCTTGCGATCAATGCAGATCCTTATCCTTTCGGTGAGTGGGGAGGTAGTCGCTATAGATATAGTCGCGCAGAGCCTGAGGCCAGGGGCGCGGCTTTTTGCCAAGAAATGCGCTTAACTTGCTGTTGTCCAGAACGGAAAATGTCGGGCGGTGGGCTTTCTGTGGCCATTGTGCCGAATCAATGGGCACCACACGGCAGGAAGCTGCAGCCAGCGTTATGGATTCGCACGCCAGCTCGCACCAGCTTGCCTGACCACTATTGACGGCATGCCATAAGCCTGTGGCTTGTTTTTCAGCCAGGGCCACGCTCCATTGGGCGAGATCCATACTGTAAGTAGGCGATCCAACCTGATCATAAACCACATTGATGGCATCGCGCTTTTCACAGGCGGCCACAATGGTATCCACAAAATTTTTCCGGCCCGGGCCAAAAAGCCAAGCCGTTCGCAGTACGCTGGACCGTTCTGGCAGTACGCGAAGTACCGCCTGCTCACCCTCCAGCTTGGTGCTGCCATACACTGACTGCGGGTGTGCTTCGTCTTCTTCGGTCAAAGGGGTTTCGCCATGACCAGAAAAAACAAAATCAGTGCTGTAATGGACGAGATGTCCATTACCGAGACCTCGAAGGATATGCGCCAGGGCATCCGGTAAGGCTCGATTGAGCTCACGCGCGCTGGGGGAATCGTCTTCAGCAGCATCCACAGCAGTGTAGCCTACTGCATTAAAAACTACATCAGCGTTGGCTGCATGCAGGCGGGATTGCAAAAAACTGAAATCCAGTACATTGCCATCCTGCCGCCCCAACGTCTCAACTTGCCAGCCTCGTGCCATGAGTACATGCACAAGAGCCTGCCCCAGCAGACCGGTTGCGCCCCCTAAAATCAGCGCCTTTGCCATTTAAACCCTCCCAGGCGTCATACTCCATTTTTACCGAGAGTATGCGACCCCATATTGTGGGTACTCTATCTTTGTGCGGCACACTGGTCAATATGGAACGCATATTGGTAATTCTGCAGCAGTTGCCTCCTTGCCACCATAATGCAAGTAACGTACAAATGAGCCCTATGAGACGTGCGATATTATTGGTAGCTTTCGGCGCAAGCAGCGCTCAGGGGCAAAATGCCCTTAAAGGTTTTGATTCTCTGGTTCGCCAACGCTACCCGGGAATCCCTGTGCGCTGGGCCTACACCTCACTTTTATTGCGCGAGCGCCTGGCGCAGGCCCGGCAAAAAAGTGATTCTGTACGTAAGGCTTTGCAACGTCTCAGCTTTGAACGTTTCACGCACGTGGCCGTGCAGCCTTTACAAACCATCCCCGGGCGCGAACACGGTGAAGTGTGCGCAGCCGTTGACGAGGCTATGGCACAGGACAATCTGCGTTGCCAGGTAGGCGTGCCTCTGTTGACCACAGAAGAAGACTTGCATGCAGCCGCGCAGGCTGTGTTGCACCATCTGCCCGCAGAGCGCGCTGCTCATGAAGATGTGATTTTTATGGGGCATGGAGCAGAGCACCACGCTGTGGAGCGCTATGCCGACCTTGCGCAGGCCGTGTATGCGCTTGATTCCAAAGTGCATGTTGGCGCTATGAACGGAGCGGTACTGCTTGATGATATTTTACCCCGGCTTTCTTCCGAGCGCGTGTGGCTCATGCCCTTGCTTTCCGTCGTAGGCAACCACGCTCTCAAGGATATGGCAGGCCACGGCAACCAATCCTGGCGTAGCCGCGTGGAAGCCTTGGGATGCCAGTGCATACCTGTGTTGAAAGGTACGGCGGAATACGCCGGTTTTGC
It encodes:
- the rfbD gene encoding dTDP-4-dehydrorhamnose reductase, whose protein sequence is MAKALILGGATGLLGQALVHVLMARGWQVETLGRQDGNVLDFSFLQSRLHAANADVVFNAVGYTAVDAAEDDSPSARELNRALPDALAHILRGLGNGHLVHYSTDFVFSGHGETPLTEEDEAHPQSVYGSTKLEGEQAVLRVLPERSSVLRTAWLFGPGRKNFVDTIVAACEKRDAINVVYDQVGSPTYSMDLAQWSVALAEKQATGLWHAVNSGQASWCELACESITLAAASCRVVPIDSAQWPQKAHRPTFSVLDNSKLSAFLGKKPRPWPQALRDYIYSDYLPTHRKDKDLH
- a CDS encoding sirohydrochlorin cobaltochelatase gives rise to the protein MRRAILLVAFGASSAQGQNALKGFDSLVRQRYPGIPVRWAYTSLLLRERLAQARQKSDSVRKALQRLSFERFTHVAVQPLQTIPGREHGEVCAAVDEAMAQDNLRCQVGVPLLTTEEDLHAAAQAVLHHLPAERAAHEDVIFMGHGAEHHAVERYADLAQAVYALDSKVHVGAMNGAVLLDDILPRLSSERVWLMPLLSVVGNHALKDMAGHGNQSWRSRVEALGCQCIPVLKGTAEYAGFAEIWLRHLNSAAQFCFEFA